The proteins below are encoded in one region of Alistipes communis:
- a CDS encoding beta-glucosidase, which yields MFHMIVRKIFSLLSLVLSCAAMGQTITPEIEKRAVELVAQMTLEEKLAYIGGYNGFFIRPIPRLGIPEIRMADGPQGVRNDTHSTMYPCGIAAAATWNRELARTYGHSLGQDARARGVHIMLGPGVNIYRSPLCGRNYEYYGEDPFLTSETAVAYIEGMQAAGVMATIKHFCGNNQEWNRHNVSSDIDERTLHEIYLPAFRKAVQKARVGAVMSSYNPVNSIHTTESRELIIGVLREKWNFKGIYMSDWTATYSTVGAANNGLDLEMSWGQFMNPDKLRVALATGTVTEETIDEKCRHIVQTLIAFGFFDREQRDWSIPEKNPVSSETALAVAREAVVLLKNDGDMLPFSRKIRNVVVMGPNATNIPTGGGSGFVMPFETVSVAEGIRNADKRIRMKVLAPELSVDLTARGCFFTPDGKPGLRGEFFANPKLEGNAVGTVDATAIDFFWQNAPMEGVPATQFSARWTGTFIPSVTGQAVFQISGDDGYRLYIDDREIIADWYDHFITMKRASVDVEAGKSYKVRLEYYNAWDSGTLRMCSACHSPILPQQEIESADAVIYCAGFDSSTEGENCDRPFSLPQQQLKEIAEAAMLNPNLIVVVNAGGGVDFTPIVDKARAVLMAWYPGQEGGRAIAEILTGRINPSGRLPITVERRAEDNPTFDSYRANVAQVYNSPLRVSYDEGVFVGYRGYDRAGTEPMYPFGYGLSYTTFDYANLKMERLDDGNVVVSFEVTNTGRFAGSEVAQLYVGDEVASVPRPEKELKGYEKVRLEPGETKSVEIRLSPDAFAFYDMNRHDFVVEPGDFTISVGASSRDIRLSEKIRID from the coding sequence ATGTTTCATATGATTGTAAGGAAAATTTTCAGTTTATTGTCCCTCGTCCTCTCATGCGCAGCGATGGGGCAGACGATTACACCCGAAATAGAAAAGCGTGCCGTTGAGTTGGTTGCGCAAATGACACTCGAAGAAAAACTTGCCTATATCGGTGGCTACAACGGTTTTTTTATTCGGCCCATTCCCCGGTTGGGGATTCCGGAGATACGCATGGCCGATGGCCCCCAGGGGGTTCGCAACGACACTCACAGTACGATGTATCCATGCGGTATCGCGGCTGCCGCGACATGGAACCGGGAATTGGCCCGGACTTACGGCCATTCGCTCGGTCAGGACGCCCGGGCACGGGGTGTCCATATCATGCTTGGCCCCGGGGTGAATATCTATCGCTCGCCGCTTTGTGGACGCAATTACGAATATTATGGCGAGGATCCCTTTCTGACGTCCGAAACGGCCGTGGCGTATATCGAAGGTATGCAGGCGGCCGGTGTAATGGCGACGATCAAGCATTTTTGCGGCAATAATCAGGAGTGGAACCGTCATAACGTTTCTTCCGATATTGATGAGCGGACGCTTCACGAAATCTACCTGCCGGCGTTTCGCAAAGCTGTACAGAAAGCCCGAGTCGGCGCTGTGATGTCGAGCTATAATCCGGTTAACAGCATACATACCACCGAAAGCCGCGAACTGATTATCGGCGTACTGCGGGAAAAGTGGAATTTTAAGGGTATCTACATGTCCGACTGGACTGCGACCTATTCAACTGTCGGAGCAGCCAATAACGGTTTGGACCTTGAGATGTCGTGGGGCCAGTTCATGAATCCGGATAAATTGCGTGTGGCCTTGGCGACGGGAACTGTGACGGAGGAGACGATCGATGAAAAATGCCGTCATATCGTGCAGACGCTCATAGCTTTCGGGTTCTTCGATCGGGAGCAGCGGGATTGGTCGATCCCCGAAAAAAATCCCGTCTCTTCGGAAACGGCGCTCGCCGTGGCGCGCGAAGCCGTAGTATTGCTTAAAAACGATGGCGATATGCTGCCTTTCTCTCGAAAGATACGGAATGTGGTTGTGATGGGGCCCAATGCGACCAATATCCCTACGGGCGGAGGCAGCGGATTTGTTATGCCCTTTGAAACCGTATCTGTGGCAGAGGGGATTCGCAATGCAGATAAGCGCATCCGCATGAAGGTATTGGCACCTGAACTGTCTGTGGATTTAACGGCTCGGGGGTGTTTCTTTACGCCGGATGGCAAACCCGGATTGCGAGGGGAATTTTTCGCCAATCCGAAACTTGAAGGGAACGCCGTCGGAACGGTCGATGCCACTGCAATCGACTTTTTCTGGCAGAATGCTCCGATGGAGGGTGTGCCTGCTACGCAGTTCTCGGCACGTTGGACGGGAACGTTCATTCCGTCGGTTACGGGGCAGGCAGTCTTTCAGATCAGCGGTGATGACGGTTACCGACTTTATATCGACGATCGGGAGATTATTGCCGATTGGTACGACCATTTTATCACAATGAAGCGCGCATCGGTGGATGTCGAGGCGGGCAAAAGCTACAAGGTGCGTTTGGAATATTACAATGCCTGGGATTCCGGGACTCTCCGGATGTGCAGCGCTTGTCATTCGCCTATTTTACCGCAGCAGGAGATCGAATCGGCTGATGCCGTCATCTACTGTGCCGGCTTCGACTCTTCGACCGAAGGCGAGAATTGCGATCGTCCGTTCTCGCTGCCGCAACAGCAGTTGAAGGAGATTGCCGAAGCGGCGATGCTCAATCCTAATCTGATTGTGGTGGTCAATGCCGGCGGCGGGGTTGATTTCACACCAATAGTCGATAAGGCGCGTGCCGTGCTTATGGCCTGGTATCCGGGACAAGAAGGCGGTCGTGCGATTGCCGAGATCCTGACCGGTCGGATCAATCCCAGCGGGCGTCTTCCGATTACGGTAGAGCGTCGGGCGGAGGATAATCCGACGTTTGACAGCTATCGTGCGAACGTTGCTCAGGTTTACAACAGCCCGCTGCGAGTCAGTTATGACGAAGGCGTTTTCGTTGGATACAGAGGATACGATCGGGCGGGCACCGAACCGATGTACCCGTTCGGCTACGGACTCTCCTATACGACTTTCGATTATGCGAATCTGAAGATGGAACGACTGGATGACGGGAATGTCGTGGTATCATTCGAGGTGACGAATACTGGTCGTTTCGCTGGTTCCGAGGTGGCGCAACTTTATGTTGGTGATGAGGTGGCCAGTGTTCCTCGCCCTGAAAAAGAGTTGAAGGGATATGAAAAGGTGCGGCTCGAACCCGGTGAAACGAAAAGTGTGGAGATTCGTCTGTCACCGGACGCCTTTGCTTTTTACGATATGAACCGCCATGATTTCGTGGTCGAACCGGGTGATTTCACGATTTCGGTCGGCGCTTCATCGCGGGATATTCGATTGAGCGAAAAGATTCGGATCGACTGA